The genome window CGCCGTTCTCGTCGACCCCCGTCACCGGGCTGTTGAACTGTGGGATCATCAGCCCCTGGTCGAGCGGTGGTCCCCAGCTCTCGTCGACCTCGTCGAAAAGACCACCGCCTTCGCCGTTCTTGTACGCGAAGGCGCCGACGAAGCCCTGGCCGTATTCGTTCTGGTAGTCGGGCAGGCGAAGCTCGTCCTCCCAGGTGACCGTCTGGCTCACCGAGATCTCCGCTCCGCCGGTGATGTTCTGACCCTTCTTCGTGGTGACGATCACCGCTCCGTTCGCGGCGCGAGATCCGTACAGCGCTGCCGCATTCGGGCCCTTCAGAATCGTGATCGATTCGATCGCGTCCGGGGGAATGTCCTGGACAGCATTACCGTAGTCGTAGCCACCCTGGTCGGTCTGCGTGCCCTGCCGCCCGACGCTGAAGTTGTCGACGGGGATTCCATCGACGATCCAGAGCGGCTGGTTGTTGCCGAGCAGCGAGTTCTCACCGCGGATCACGATCCGCGAAGAGCCGCCGGGCGTGGACGCGGTGGTGATGTGCACACCGGCGGCCTTACCGGACAGGTTGGCGACGATGTTCGGCACCGACGGCGCGAGGGCTTCGCCTGCCACCTGCTCGGCGGCCACACCCAGCGTGCGCGCCTGTCGCTGTAGACCAAGGGCCGTAACAACAACACCCTCGAGTGCGACTGCCTGAGACTCGAGGGTGACGTTGAGCTCCGTTCCCGTGATCTGGACATCGCGGCTTCCATACGAGAGCGCCCGGAAGCTCAGCGTGGTCGCATCCGCGGGGACCTGCAGCGTAAATCGACCCTCCGCATCGGTGAGCGTACCGATGGAAGTGCCCGGAACGGACACGGACACTCCTGGAATGGGAGCGCCCGTCTCCGCGGCGGTGACCCGCCCCGTCACGGTCCGGGCCTGCGCCATGGCCTCCGGCGCCCAGAAGGCCAGCGCGAGGCTCAAGAGAACAAACAGTTTCTTCATGGGATTTCCTTTCGAGATCGAACCAGCCGACGCCGCCAGGATAGCGCGCCGGCACGACGATCGAGGCTGGCACCGATTGACCGTCACGACTGACGAGATCTCAGCACGCCGGCCACCTCCTTTCTCCTTGCATCCAGGAACTCGCGGATTCCCCGGGCAGGCGCTTCGCGGGAAACGCCGGCAGCTCTCCTGGCCGGGCGGCCTTTGTATGGGGAAAGCGTGTTCGGCCACGGGGTTGCGGCAGAGAGGATCCCCTCGTGTGGTAGACGCCCCATTTTAGAACGGACGTTCGAACACGTCAAGGATAAGGAAAGAAGCTGGCATGAGATAGGCCAGCTTTTTCCTCAAATCTGCGGGTGTGAGATGGGGGGACCCGGTGCCCCGCCGTGTCAGCGGCGGGATCGGCCGCGCCCCTCCAGCGACTGGACCGCGCGGAGCAGCGCACGGGCCTTGTTGAGAGTCTCTTCGTATTCAGTGGCGGGGACGGAGTCCGCGACGATACCCGCACCGGCCTGCACGTGGGCGTAGCCATCCTTGGCCACCACGGTGCGGATGGCGATGGCGAGGTCCATCGCCTGACCTCCGTGCGCGATGTATCCCACGGCGCCGGCGTACGGGCCGCGACGGATCGGCTCCAGCTCATCGATGATCTCCATGGCCCGCACCTTCGGCGCCCCCGACACCGTGCCCGCGGGAAAGGTGGCCCGGAAGACGTCGATGGCGCTCCGGTGATCTTCCAGTTCGCCCTCCACCGTGGACACCATGTGCAGCACGTGGGAATACCGCTCGATGACCATCTGCTCGCGCACCCGCACCGAGCCGAACCGGGATACGCGGCCGACGTCGTTCCGCCCCAGATCCAGCAGCATGAGGTGCTCGGCCCTCTCCTTGGGGTCCGCCAGCAGCTCGCGACCCAACGCTTCGTCCTCCTCCGGAGAGGAGCCGCGTCGCCGCGTGCCAGCGATCGGCCGCACGATCACCTTCCGGTCCTCCAGCCTGACCAGCACCTCGGGCGAGGAGCCCACCAGCTGGAAGCCGTCCAGATCCAGGTAGTAGAGGTAGGGCGAAGGGTTCAGTGAGCGCAGGACCCGGTACAGGTCGAACGGCTCGGCCTGCAGAGGCATCCTGAGCCGCTGCGAGAGCACGACCTGGAAAGCGTCTCCCGCACGGATGTACTCCTGGATCCGCCGCACGCCCTCCTCGAACTCGCTGCGGGTCGAGCTGCTCTCGAAGCGAGGATCGGATTGCGCGGGCGGGCCCAGGTGCAGCGGCTCCAGCTCCGGGCCGGAATGCAGGCGCTCCTCGACCGAGGCGATCTCCTCCAGAGCCTCCTCGTAGAGGCGCAGCAACTCCGCGTCGTCCGCTCCGGTGGTCTCCACCGGCACGATCACGTGCGCGCGCCCGAAGAGGTTGTCGATGGCCACCACCGCGCCCGTGCGAATGAAGAGCGCGTCCGGAACGTCCAGGCCGGAGGGGGGAGGCTCCGGCAGGCGCTCGATGCGGCGCACCATGTCGTAGCCGAAGAAGCCCACCCAACCGCCCCAGAAGCGGGGCAGCCCCCGTACCTCTGCGGGACTGCTGCGGAGCAGGTCGATCTCCAGGTCTGCCAGGGGATCCTCCACCTCGCCCTTCGCCACCCACCCCGTTTCGCGGGTCCACCGATCCACCCGGTCGCCGATCAGGCGCCACGCCTCCCGCGGTTCCGTGCCGAGGTAGGTGTAGCGCGCCCAGGTCTCCCCGCCGACCACCGACTCCAGCAGGAAGCCGAACGGCGGACGGGCGAGCCTGGCATAGGCGGTGACCGCGGTCCAGGTATCGAACAATAGCGAGCGGGAGACCGGGACGATGCCCGCGGTGCGCGCGAGCTCGCGGAACTCTTCGAAGGATGGGTGAGTCGGCATGGCGGTCGACGAACAGAACGGACAACGGCGGCCCCAGCGGACACCGCAGTGGCAATCTCCCGGCGAATCAGGCGAATGTCAACGCGACCTGTCCGCCGGAGAGGTCGCCCCGCCGGCCGGTGAGGTGGACAGCGGCGGCAGGGTCGTTCTACCGTAAAGCGGCCAAATGCCAGGGGGAAACAGGCTTTTCGACGTGGCAAGCCGATTGCGACCTCGGCGGGCCGACCGGTGCAGGTTAACCTCAGACAGGACGGGATGAAGATGAAGCGGAGTCTTCTTGCGTTGGGCCTGGTTCTCGCCGCCGGCTTTGCCGCTACCCCCGCTGCCGCCCAGCTCGGCGGGCGGGTTTCGGTAATGCCGTATGTCGGTTATGGCTTCCTGGGCGGGCTCCCCGGGACCGACGCGGAGCTCGAGGCGGACGTCGCCTTCGGCGGACGGGCTTCGTACCAGCTCTCACCTCAATTCGCGGTCTTCGGCAACTTTCAGCGCACCACCCCGGAGATCACGAACGAGGACGGTGAGGGATCCGGCCGCTCGATCAACCTGGACCACTGGAGCGCCGGCGTGGAGTTCTCCTACGTCCCACGCGGCGGCGCTGAAGGGATGCTGCCGATCCTGCTCGAGGCCGGCCTTGGACAGGCACGCTTCGAAAACGGTCCCAATGAAATCGCCGCCAACATCGGCGTGGCGAGCGCCATTCAGCTCACACCGATGTTCGGCCTGCGCTACGGCGCCAACGACTACATCTTCAACTACGACGGCGAGGGGGTGGTGAATCACGTCTACGTGCACGTCGGAGGCGAGTTCACCTTCTAGCGCGCGCCGGAACCAACCCTCCACCCCGCCACCCATTCTCTGCGTTCTGGCAGGGAGTGGGTGGCGGCCTTTTTGGCCCGCAATTTTAAAATTGCCCCTACGTCGCCTCCCCCTTCTCAGGCTCCCTCTGGCGCTGGTTCCGCCGCCTGCTTTAGCTTGGTTCGTTTGAACCGAACCTTCGAGCGCGCATTGGCTTCATGAATCAGGCGACCCTCACGCCCCCGAGTTCCGCTCGTGATTCCGCCACGGTGATCGAGCGCACCCCGTACGGTGTGGCCGCTCTCGCCGGCGCCGCCGTCTTCGCGCTCTACGCGATCACGCTGGCCCCCACCACGGCCTTCTGGGACACCAGCGAGTACATCGCGACGGCGCACATCGTCGGCATCCCCCACCCGCCGGGCAACCCCGTCTTCGTCCTGATCGCTCGGGCCTGGGAGCTTCTCCTGGCGCCGACGGGCCTCTCGGTCGCGGTGCGCATCAATCTCTTCTCGGCCTTCATGGGGGCCACCTCGGCGTTCTTCTGGTTCCTGCTGGTGCACCGCATTCTCGCCTACTTCTCCGAGAGTGAGCGGGTGCGCCGGGTGGGCGCTGCCATCGCCGTGCTCCTCTCCGCCACGGCTTTCACCGTCTGGAACCAGAGCAACGTCAACGAGAAGGTCTATTCCGTCAGCCTCTTCACCATCGCCCTGCTGAGCTGGACGGCGTTCCTCTGGCGGGAGCACGTGGAGGCGCACCGTCCACTCCTCAAGGGAAAGACGGGTCGGTTTCACGACGACAACGCGCTCGTGTTCGGCATCTTCGTGCTGGCGCTCTCGGTCGGCAATCATCTGATGGCCTTCCTGGCGGCTCCCGCGCTGTTCGTCTTCTTGCTGATGGTGAAGCCGCAGGTCTTCCTGAACTGGAGACTGT of Longimicrobiaceae bacterium contains these proteins:
- the trpE gene encoding anthranilate synthase component I, with protein sequence MPTHPSFEEFRELARTAGIVPVSRSLLFDTWTAVTAYARLARPPFGFLLESVVGGETWARYTYLGTEPREAWRLIGDRVDRWTRETGWVAKGEVEDPLADLEIDLLRSSPAEVRGLPRFWGGWVGFFGYDMVRRIERLPEPPPSGLDVPDALFIRTGAVVAIDNLFGRAHVIVPVETTGADDAELLRLYEEALEEIASVEERLHSGPELEPLHLGPPAQSDPRFESSSTRSEFEEGVRRIQEYIRAGDAFQVVLSQRLRMPLQAEPFDLYRVLRSLNPSPYLYYLDLDGFQLVGSSPEVLVRLEDRKVIVRPIAGTRRRGSSPEEDEALGRELLADPKERAEHLMLLDLGRNDVGRVSRFGSVRVREQMVIERYSHVLHMVSTVEGELEDHRSAIDVFRATFPAGTVSGAPKVRAMEIIDELEPIRRGPYAGAVGYIAHGGQAMDLAIAIRTVVAKDGYAHVQAGAGIVADSVPATEYEETLNKARALLRAVQSLEGRGRSRR